In one window of Methanosarcina vacuolata Z-761 DNA:
- a CDS encoding UDP-glucose dehydrogenase family protein: MKISVIGSGYVGSVTAACFAEVGHEVICVDIDKKKMDQINAGIPPIYEEGLGELLQKYAGKSLTATTDYEFAIKNTNISFICVGTPSAEDGSIDLSIVRAATASVGAVLAKKEGYHVVVVKSTVVPETTEKFVLPILEETSGKVAGKDFGVAMNPEFLREGKAVYDFMHPDKIVVGAIDQKSGDLVSELYRTFKCEVTRTGVSTAEMIKYANNSLLATKISFANEIGNICKRLNVDTYEVMKAVGKDSRISPKFLNSGAGFGGSCFPKDVKALIGKAKEIGYSPALLESVIGVNEKQPILMTEILQKKIGSLAGKKVAVLGLAFKNDTDDIRESRSIPVIAELLRLEAEVSAYDPMATENMKRIFPTIEYCGKAKDALEGADACLVMTEWDEFKQLDSEFEVMKEKIVVDGRRVIKAKNIDYEGLCW, encoded by the coding sequence ATGAAAATTTCCGTTATAGGGTCAGGATATGTGGGCTCGGTCACAGCCGCATGTTTTGCAGAAGTCGGGCATGAAGTAATCTGTGTAGATATCGACAAGAAAAAAATGGATCAGATAAATGCAGGCATTCCCCCTATCTATGAGGAGGGACTTGGAGAACTCTTGCAAAAATATGCCGGAAAAAGTCTCACTGCAACCACTGACTATGAATTTGCGATCAAGAATACAAACATTTCTTTTATCTGTGTAGGAACTCCTTCCGCAGAAGATGGAAGCATAGACCTTTCAATTGTTCGTGCGGCAACAGCAAGTGTAGGGGCAGTACTGGCAAAGAAAGAAGGATACCATGTAGTCGTTGTTAAAAGCACAGTCGTTCCCGAGACAACTGAAAAATTTGTACTTCCAATCCTTGAAGAAACTTCAGGAAAGGTAGCAGGAAAAGACTTTGGAGTTGCAATGAACCCCGAATTCCTCAGAGAAGGAAAAGCCGTTTACGACTTCATGCATCCTGATAAAATAGTTGTAGGAGCAATTGACCAGAAATCGGGAGATCTTGTCTCAGAACTTTACCGGACCTTTAAATGTGAGGTGACCCGCACGGGTGTATCAACAGCGGAAATGATCAAATATGCAAATAACTCCCTTCTGGCTACCAAAATATCCTTTGCTAACGAGATTGGCAACATTTGCAAAAGGTTAAACGTTGATACCTACGAGGTTATGAAAGCTGTAGGTAAGGATTCCAGGATATCCCCAAAGTTTTTGAATTCAGGAGCAGGATTTGGAGGGTCCTGTTTCCCAAAAGATGTAAAAGCACTTATAGGAAAGGCAAAAGAAATAGGATATTCTCCAGCGCTCCTGGAATCCGTAATTGGAGTAAACGAAAAACAGCCAATTCTTATGACCGAAATACTCCAGAAGAAAATAGGAAGCCTTGCGGGAAAAAAGGTTGCGGTCCTTGGGCTTGCTTTCAAGAACGATACAGACGATATAAGAGAGTCCAGATCTATCCCTGTCATTGCTGAACTTTTAAGATTAGAAGCAGAAGTTTCGGCTTACGATCCAATGGCAACTGAGAATATGAAACGGATATTTCCAACAATTGAATACTGTGGGAAAGCTAAAGACGCTCTTGAAGGTGCTGACGCCTGCCTTGTAATGACAGAATGGGATGAGTTCAAGCAACTTGATTCTGAATTTGAAGTCATGAAAGAAAAGATAGTAGTTGACGGAAGGCGGGTAATTAAAGCGAAAAATATAGATTATGAGGGACTCTGCTGGTAA
- a CDS encoding DUF354 domain-containing protein yields MRVLVDIGHPAHVHFFKNAIWSLEKKGHQVLVVSRDKDVVIDLLNAYGISHTVLSKVKPGKINLLEEWFIREFKTFKITQQFDPDLFIGILSPAVAQVAWMQRKKSIIFNDTEHAVLAQKLTYPFCDVICTPSCYLNNEGPKQIRYSGYHELAYLHPSYFTPNPEILKDLKVEEGEPFTVLRFVSWGAHHDVGQHGIKNKVALVQEAEKFGKVFITSEGPLEKEFEKYRICVSPEKIHHLLYYSTLYVGEGATMAVESAILGTPSIYISTLAGTMGNFSELEKKYGLLFNYSDSQSALTKISELFKDSELKKSWSLKRAALLKDKINVTEFMVNLIESLPEKKSGLSLSSVSDESYA; encoded by the coding sequence TTGAGAGTTCTTGTCGATATAGGGCATCCAGCCCATGTTCATTTTTTTAAAAACGCTATATGGAGTCTTGAAAAAAAAGGGCATCAAGTATTGGTGGTCTCTCGAGACAAGGATGTAGTAATAGATCTCTTGAACGCCTACGGAATTTCACATACAGTTTTGAGTAAAGTTAAACCAGGAAAAATTAATCTGCTTGAAGAATGGTTCATAAGAGAGTTCAAAACTTTTAAAATTACTCAGCAATTTGATCCTGACCTTTTTATAGGTATCCTTTCTCCAGCTGTAGCTCAGGTAGCCTGGATGCAGCGGAAAAAATCCATAATTTTTAACGACACCGAACATGCAGTACTGGCACAGAAGTTAACCTATCCTTTCTGTGACGTAATCTGTACTCCTTCATGCTATCTAAATAATGAAGGGCCAAAACAGATCAGGTATAGTGGATATCATGAACTGGCTTATCTTCATCCATCTTATTTTACTCCCAATCCTGAGATCCTGAAAGACCTCAAAGTAGAGGAGGGGGAGCCTTTTACGGTCCTTCGCTTTGTTTCATGGGGTGCACATCACGATGTCGGACAACATGGAATAAAAAATAAAGTAGCACTTGTCCAGGAAGCCGAAAAATTCGGAAAAGTATTCATAACTTCAGAAGGCCCTCTGGAAAAAGAGTTTGAAAAATATAGAATCTGTGTATCTCCAGAAAAAATTCACCACTTGCTCTATTATTCCACTCTATATGTTGGTGAAGGAGCAACGATGGCTGTTGAGAGTGCAATCCTGGGGACTCCGTCAATCTATATTTCCACTCTTGCAGGAACGATGGGGAACTTTTCCGAACTCGAAAAGAAGTACGGTTTGCTTTTTAATTACAGCGATTCGCAATCTGCCCTGACAAAAATTTCAGAACTTTTCAAAGATTCGGAACTTAAGAAAAGCTGGAGTTTGAAAAGAGCGGCTCTTCTCAAGGATAAAATCAATGTTACCGAGTTCATGGTCAATCTCATAGAAAGTCTTCCTGAAAAAAAATCTGGGCTTTCTTTATCTTCGGTTTCGGATGAGTCTTATGCATGA
- a CDS encoding polysaccharide deacetylase family protein, with translation MSLMHELLMKNQDLWDLFTRKEEYYPEKLDEHQRFLFSEKDLLNASEPKVSRYLMKNGMQVEFPENKSFAVCLTHDIDDIYPPLSHSLLSSVYSLKRLNFKDSAAQLLWKLRGIDYSPYLNFSKIMDIEARFEAESSFYFIAAEADPVRFRYDIEDIEHHLGEILDRGWEVGLHGGYYSYGSPENIKKEKERLEAVLGKKVIGFRNHYLRFKTPDSWEILADAGFSYDSTFGHRYSVGFRNGMCHPFSPYNLNTGKEIGILEIPLIVMDTALFATSKSFEEAWERTKNLIDTTAGLNGVITLLWHNFAFSCNFRKDWVRLYEKVLQYCSEKRAWVTSGEEIYRWWADRS, from the coding sequence ATGAGTCTTATGCATGAATTACTGATGAAAAACCAGGATTTATGGGATCTTTTCACCCGAAAAGAAGAGTATTATCCCGAAAAGCTGGATGAGCACCAGCGTTTTCTTTTCTCTGAAAAAGATCTCCTAAATGCCTCTGAGCCCAAGGTCTCCAGGTATCTTATGAAAAACGGGATGCAGGTCGAATTCCCTGAAAATAAATCATTTGCCGTTTGTTTGACTCATGATATAGACGATATTTACCCGCCTCTTTCCCATAGCTTGTTGTCATCAGTTTACAGCCTTAAACGGTTAAATTTCAAGGATTCTGCAGCTCAGTTATTGTGGAAATTGAGGGGAATAGACTACTCTCCTTACCTTAATTTCTCTAAAATTATGGACATTGAAGCCAGGTTTGAAGCAGAGTCCTCTTTTTACTTCATTGCTGCAGAAGCCGATCCAGTAAGATTCAGGTATGATATAGAAGACATAGAACATCATCTGGGAGAAATTTTAGATAGGGGATGGGAGGTTGGTCTTCACGGAGGTTACTATTCATACGGCAGTCCAGAAAATATAAAAAAAGAAAAAGAAAGACTTGAAGCCGTTTTGGGTAAAAAAGTAATAGGCTTTCGCAATCATTACCTCAGGTTCAAAACTCCAGACTCCTGGGAAATTCTTGCAGATGCCGGTTTTAGCTATGACTCCACTTTCGGGCACAGATACTCAGTTGGCTTCAGGAATGGAATGTGCCACCCTTTCAGTCCTTATAACCTTAATACAGGAAAAGAAATTGGTATCCTCGAAATTCCGCTTATCGTTATGGACACTGCTCTTTTTGCTACTTCTAAATCTTTTGAAGAGGCCTGGGAACGCACAAAAAATCTGATTGATACTACAGCAGGCCTTAACGGTGTTATTACTCTTTTGTGGCATAATTTCGCGTTCAGTTGTAATTTTCGAAAAGATTGGGTGAGGCTGTATGAGAAGGTGCTTCAGTACTGCTCCGAAAAAAGGGCATGGGTGACAAGCGGAGAAGAAATCTACAGGTGGTGGGCAGATAGGAGCTGA
- a CDS encoding glycosyltransferase, translating into MVTPAKNEEQNLPEVSKAVIGQELKPELWIIVDDGSIDETPRILEDLQSKYSWVQSIRLPPRPRDITFHYSYVCKQGFDYALEYCKENNIEFEYLGLLDADTVLEKNYFGKLLAEFKKDSSLGIVSGGIYYDNDGKLSLEVTAKELPRGTGRIWKKECFLETGGYQVEPSPDSISNIKALLRGWRLMQYTDVVQIQKRKTSAADGLWNGHLKNGWMAYYLGKNSFMALLNILHLSVKPPYYTGIAYCWGYFGSAIRREKKIQDSEVRTYYRNQGFSGLFSRISKNFGHNSRHVKEREQ; encoded by the coding sequence CTGGTTACGCCTGCAAAGAACGAAGAACAAAATCTGCCAGAAGTTTCAAAGGCTGTAATCGGACAGGAATTAAAACCTGAGTTATGGATTATAGTCGATGATGGAAGTATAGACGAAACACCACGTATTCTCGAAGACCTGCAGTCAAAATACTCATGGGTCCAGAGTATAAGATTACCTCCAAGACCAAGAGACATCACTTTTCACTACAGTTATGTCTGCAAACAGGGCTTTGACTATGCGCTTGAGTATTGTAAGGAAAATAATATTGAATTCGAGTATCTAGGCCTTCTTGACGCTGATACGGTGCTTGAAAAAAATTATTTTGGAAAACTTCTGGCTGAGTTTAAAAAGGATAGTTCTCTAGGAATTGTTAGTGGGGGAATATATTATGATAATGACGGAAAACTTTCCCTGGAAGTAACTGCAAAAGAGCTTCCTCGAGGCACAGGAAGGATCTGGAAGAAAGAGTGCTTCCTCGAAACTGGCGGTTATCAGGTCGAACCGTCTCCAGATTCAATTTCAAATATAAAGGCTCTTTTGCGAGGTTGGCGGCTCATGCAGTATACTGATGTGGTCCAGATCCAAAAGCGTAAAACAAGTGCAGCTGATGGGCTCTGGAACGGGCATCTTAAAAACGGCTGGATGGCCTATTACCTTGGCAAAAACTCTTTCATGGCTCTTTTAAACATACTTCATCTTTCCGTGAAGCCTCCCTACTATACGGGCATTGCCTATTGCTGGGGGTATTTTGGCTCGGCAATTAGAAGGGAGAAAAAAATCCAGGACTCTGAAGTAAGGACTTACTACAGGAATCAGGGATTTTCAGGGTTGTTTTCCAGAATCTCAAAAAATTTTGGCCACAATTCGAGACATGTAAAGGAGAGAGAGCAGTGA
- a CDS encoding glycosyltransferase family 4 protein, with the protein MLFLDMVRPLSLADGSFIHRYELVSNLARLGNEIHIFTVGKTSFSSMTNIHSYYIPPGNFLSLTLSYFRNSIFLLGSETFDVLYTRNPNFGFLAGLFCKNRCKRIIYELNGIPEDEKNLFREKSEGDKFSHPENRSSFSNRYFSTHARLKLFILKKALEFSDKIIAVTPGIKSNLEKGYNVPGDKIVVVSNGANTSLFRPLEQETCRRELGLDLKIPFVCFVGNLAPWQGVEYLIKAAPSILSRFPECHFLIIGDGVMKDNLLKLCRELGVENRFIFTGVIAYDRVPFYINASDICTAPFIFARNAKIGLSPLKLYEYMACGKPVIASNISGVSDVLEASEGGIPVLPENQGALAEGILKLLENPDLRMKLGSKGLSYVTENYSWYSVAKKVNEVCKSEIEARK; encoded by the coding sequence ATGCTTTTTCTTGACATGGTAAGGCCACTTTCTCTTGCTGATGGCTCGTTTATTCACAGGTACGAGCTTGTTAGCAATCTTGCCAGGCTTGGCAATGAGATCCATATTTTTACTGTTGGCAAGACTTCCTTTTCGAGCATGACCAATATTCACAGCTATTATATCCCTCCTGGAAATTTCCTTTCACTTACTTTGAGCTATTTCAGAAACTCCATATTTCTTCTGGGTTCCGAAACTTTTGATGTGCTATATACCCGCAATCCCAATTTTGGCTTTCTTGCTGGACTATTCTGTAAAAACAGATGCAAAAGAATTATTTATGAATTAAATGGAATTCCTGAAGACGAAAAGAACCTCTTCAGGGAAAAATCTGAAGGAGATAAATTCTCACATCCCGAAAACAGAAGCAGTTTCTCAAACCGATATTTCTCTACACACGCCAGGTTAAAATTATTTATTCTCAAGAAAGCTCTTGAGTTTTCGGATAAAATTATTGCTGTGACTCCCGGGATAAAATCAAATCTTGAGAAGGGCTATAACGTCCCGGGAGATAAAATAGTCGTAGTTTCTAATGGGGCAAACACTTCCCTGTTCCGGCCTCTGGAACAGGAAACCTGCAGACGAGAACTTGGTCTGGACCTTAAAATTCCTTTTGTATGCTTTGTGGGTAACCTTGCTCCCTGGCAGGGGGTCGAGTATCTAATAAAGGCAGCTCCATCCATACTTTCCAGATTTCCGGAATGCCACTTTTTGATTATCGGAGATGGGGTTATGAAAGATAATCTTCTCAAACTCTGCAGGGAACTCGGAGTCGAAAATAGGTTCATTTTTACGGGTGTGATTGCCTACGATCGCGTGCCTTTCTATATTAATGCGAGCGATATTTGCACCGCTCCTTTTATATTTGCCAGAAACGCAAAAATAGGCCTGTCTCCTTTGAAGTTATATGAATACATGGCTTGCGGAAAACCTGTAATTGCAAGCAATATCAGTGGGGTCTCCGATGTACTTGAGGCTTCTGAAGGGGGGATTCCCGTCCTTCCTGAAAACCAGGGTGCTCTTGCAGAAGGCATCTTAAAACTACTTGAAAATCCCGATTTAAGAATGAAATTGGGTTCAAAAGGTTTAAGTTATGTTACTGAAAATTACAGCTGGTATAGCGTTGCGAAAAAGGTTAATGAAGTCTGTAAGTCAGAAATTGAGGCCAGGAAATGA
- a CDS encoding GNAT family N-acetyltransferase yields MDEIEVRELAPSEYNEWDLLVENAQSGTLFHTSEWLGICRDVLSKDLRIYGCFRKGELVGGCPLFVKNIKGALKVANSTCDMTSYSGPLIKESPSSKASKQVQEVHDILNPLREFLCKQGFDSIHLAFAPGFKDVRPFTWYGWDSTVHYTHYLNLSEDVDNNIARKIRRELKTANEAGLKTRVWNDPETYYHLLSMVYEKQKLAPPLPRGFFERVFKLIQEKDIGYMFVTETPEGEVVAAHLNLYGKKCTVTWTSALNPDFGRLGPNALLYYNEFLDLKSRNFEYMNVMAANISRFADFIMGFSPELIPYYSVTLESKKYSIAKALYKTTHKETY; encoded by the coding sequence ATGGACGAAATTGAAGTTAGAGAATTAGCGCCATCAGAATATAATGAATGGGATTTGCTCGTAGAAAACGCTCAGTCTGGTACACTCTTTCATACCAGTGAATGGCTTGGAATTTGCAGGGATGTCCTATCAAAGGATCTTAGAATTTATGGTTGTTTCAGAAAAGGCGAGCTTGTGGGAGGATGTCCTCTTTTTGTTAAAAACATTAAGGGCGCTTTAAAGGTAGCGAATTCTACCTGTGATATGACCAGCTACAGCGGGCCTCTTATAAAAGAGAGTCCCAGCTCTAAAGCAAGTAAACAGGTCCAGGAAGTTCACGACATTCTTAATCCTCTCAGGGAATTCCTTTGCAAGCAGGGATTTGATAGCATTCACCTTGCGTTCGCTCCAGGTTTTAAAGACGTAAGACCTTTTACGTGGTACGGATGGGATTCCACTGTGCACTATACCCATTATTTGAATCTGAGCGAAGATGTAGATAATAACATTGCAAGAAAGATTCGAAGAGAACTTAAAACCGCAAATGAGGCAGGACTTAAAACCAGGGTATGGAACGATCCTGAAACATATTACCATCTGCTCTCAATGGTCTACGAAAAACAGAAATTAGCTCCTCCTCTTCCCAGAGGATTCTTTGAAAGAGTGTTTAAGCTAATTCAGGAAAAAGATATCGGCTACATGTTTGTTACAGAGACCCCTGAGGGCGAAGTTGTTGCAGCTCACTTAAACCTATATGGTAAAAAATGCACTGTAACCTGGACCTCGGCCCTTAACCCGGATTTTGGCCGTCTGGGTCCCAATGCTCTTCTGTATTATAACGAATTTCTTGACCTGAAGTCCCGAAATTTCGAGTATATGAACGTAATGGCAGCAAATATTTCCAGGTTTGCGGATTTCATTATGGGCTTTTCTCCTGAGCTAATTCCCTATTATAGTGTGACTCTTGAGAGCAAAAAATATTCAATTGCAAAAGCCCTGTATAAAACTACTCACAAAGAAACTTACTGA
- a CDS encoding lipopolysaccharide biosynthesis protein → MEIIMSNFIGNVLKLVSGSVAAQILGILLVPIVTRIYSPDDMGVFQLFVAVSGILVIFSTFSYQFAIMLPKSEEDSANVFFLSSILVTFISLLTAVAVIIFPEDIEHIIEYIFHTKGSSKYLIYLPVIVFFNGLFFVQNYWLSRKLRFGVVAGSRVLNALSTKVLQLIPLWTASPLGLIAGYTLGYGLADLAMLKGVKEDLTVFKKVSVKKMKEMAIEYKNFPLFSSWSTLANTISPQVPTFLLAYFYSTTVVGYFSLANQVVNMPMGLVGTAIQQVFFQKISEVKNGNSSGDMKAIVSEVYKKLILIGIFPMILLLILGEEIFTFAFGKNWYIAGTYVKILVPFIFLVFLALPISTLYSIFDKQKVWFTYSTALLISRFVALAIGGIYAKSAEFSLCLFSFTGVIFALWNNAYLLNLVGISKRESLEILIKYTTIGVVISIPLILLETLSANFYIIMLAAIIITPIYYGIALRDDPAFKKLLSAFLVNIKNRT, encoded by the coding sequence TTGGAAATAATTATGTCAAACTTTATCGGTAATGTGTTAAAACTTGTATCAGGAAGCGTTGCTGCTCAGATTCTGGGTATACTTCTGGTACCAATAGTCACTAGAATTTACAGCCCTGACGATATGGGAGTCTTTCAGCTTTTTGTGGCAGTATCAGGTATACTGGTAATTTTCTCTACTTTTTCATACCAGTTTGCTATTATGTTACCAAAATCCGAAGAGGATTCCGCAAATGTGTTTTTCCTTTCCTCGATTTTAGTCACTTTTATATCCTTACTCACAGCTGTAGCAGTGATAATCTTTCCAGAGGATATTGAGCATATTATTGAGTATATATTTCATACTAAGGGATCCTCAAAATATTTAATCTATCTTCCTGTAATAGTATTTTTTAATGGCCTTTTTTTCGTGCAGAATTACTGGCTTTCAAGAAAACTACGTTTTGGAGTTGTTGCAGGGTCCAGAGTGTTAAACGCTTTATCGACCAAAGTACTTCAGTTAATTCCTCTCTGGACTGCATCACCTTTGGGTCTAATAGCAGGTTATACCCTTGGATATGGACTCGCAGACCTGGCCATGCTTAAAGGAGTAAAAGAAGACTTAACGGTCTTCAAAAAAGTTTCAGTTAAAAAAATGAAAGAAATGGCTATTGAATATAAAAATTTTCCTTTATTTAGTTCATGGTCAACACTTGCAAATACAATTTCGCCACAGGTGCCTACTTTTTTGCTTGCATATTTTTACAGCACAACCGTTGTTGGATATTTTTCACTTGCAAATCAGGTAGTAAATATGCCCATGGGACTTGTCGGGACAGCTATACAACAGGTTTTCTTCCAGAAAATCAGTGAGGTGAAAAATGGGAATTCGAGCGGCGATATGAAAGCTATTGTAAGCGAAGTTTACAAAAAGCTAATTTTAATAGGAATATTCCCTATGATACTCCTGTTAATTCTGGGAGAAGAAATATTTACGTTTGCTTTTGGGAAAAACTGGTACATAGCAGGCACTTATGTAAAAATCCTTGTGCCATTCATATTCCTTGTTTTCCTTGCCTTACCCATTTCAACTCTCTATAGTATATTTGACAAGCAAAAAGTCTGGTTTACTTACAGTACGGCTCTTTTAATCTCAAGGTTCGTGGCACTTGCCATAGGAGGAATTTATGCAAAAAGTGCCGAGTTTTCCCTTTGCTTGTTTAGCTTCACAGGAGTTATATTCGCTCTATGGAATAATGCATACTTGCTTAATCTTGTAGGGATCAGTAAAAGGGAAAGCCTGGAAATCCTCATTAAATATACAACAATTGGGGTAGTTATCTCAATCCCATTGATTCTACTGGAAACGCTCTCTGCGAATTTTTATATTATTATGCTTGCAGCTATCATCATAACCCCTATATATTATGGAATAGCTCTTCGTGACGATCCTGCTTTCAAGAAGTTACTTTCAGCCTTTCTCGTGAATATAAAAAATAGAACCTGA
- a CDS encoding polysaccharide deacetylase family protein, translated as MIKKVKQDRELWELFTKKEEYNPIILDKYGRLSYYLGSQRNVFEPEVSSFLIKNGLSPEYPEGKKFAVCLIHDITHDIDFVCPEMSKTAARTIKTLKKGQFVRASILPFSRINKTWSPLWNFRQIMELEENYGEKSTFYFRTLEYAGFSYDSTFRHHYCAGFRNGMDHPFSPYNLNTGKEIDILEIPLSVIDTTLFNQMHLDFNQAWKLTEKLIDTVEFRGVLMVLWYNIYQGNYPEGNYPEGDYLEFYKKRFQCCAEKDGWTAS; from the coding sequence TTGATCAAAAAAGTAAAACAAGACAGAGAGCTGTGGGAACTATTTACAAAAAAAGAAGAGTATAATCCTATTATTTTAGATAAATACGGAAGGCTTTCCTATTATTTAGGCAGTCAAAGAAATGTTTTTGAGCCAGAGGTCTCAAGCTTTCTGATAAAAAACGGCTTGAGTCCCGAATATCCTGAAGGAAAAAAATTTGCTGTATGCCTTATTCATGACATTACTCATGACATCGATTTTGTATGCCCCGAAATGTCGAAGACCGCAGCCAGAACCATAAAAACTCTTAAAAAGGGGCAGTTTGTACGGGCATCTATCCTTCCATTTTCAAGAATAAACAAAACCTGGAGTCCTTTATGGAACTTTAGGCAAATTATGGAACTTGAAGAAAACTACGGAGAGAAATCCACTTTTTATTTCCGGACCCTTGAATATGCGGGGTTCAGCTATGATTCCACTTTCCGACATCATTATTGTGCAGGCTTCAGGAACGGAATGGACCATCCTTTCAGTCCATATAATCTTAACACAGGAAAAGAAATTGATATCCTTGAAATCCCGTTAAGTGTAATAGACACCACTCTTTTCAACCAGATGCATCTTGACTTCAATCAGGCATGGAAGCTTACAGAAAAGCTCATTGATACAGTTGAATTCCGAGGCGTACTTATGGTTCTTTGGTATAATATATATCAGGGGAACTATCCAGAGGGAAACTATCCAGAGGGGGATTACCTGGAGTTTTACAAAAAAAGATTTCAGTGCTGCGCTGAAAAGGACGGCTGGACGGCATCGTGA